The following nucleotide sequence is from Vicia villosa cultivar HV-30 ecotype Madison, WI unplaced genomic scaffold, Vvil1.0 ctg.005136F_1_1, whole genome shotgun sequence.
caactgtgatatttctattaagttttaaacttaacactcactaaatattacaagagtttgtgaggttgacgatgaagttcgtaagcttttgaatttgacagcgtttcaatatatttgcacaagtgttctcctttgcttctgatcagaacttctatttataggcgcggagaggaaatgaccgttgggagcatttaatgctttgcgtgaatagtacaacgttgcatttaatgtttcacacttttgtcaactacctcgagccttgcttttgctgcttttactgactttgccttttgtagattcttacgttccttttgtcagtcagagattagatgtttcggcctttcatcttgtactttcttttgggctcagattttgtagataaaaacgtttgaatatcagagtgaatcagcttggtgcagagcatcttctgtcttctgactttgaagagcttgagcatgataccattcagaacttcagagcttgttcttctgactttcattcttctgatgctttcagttcatgttctgattccgcttgaccatcttctgatgtcttgccagagcatgttctgatgaagccgtCCAAAACTTCCAGAGttagttgcttctgagcgctgacttgtgcatactctttatatatttcctgaaatggaaaatgcaaaggattagagtaccacattgtcttatacaaaattcatacataatgttatcatcaaaacacagaatattgatcagaacaattcttattCTAACACCTGAAACTCACTGgagaaaaaatgaagaagaactagctttgggaaattccaaggccctaagttcCTTATTCAATGggattgacaagaacatatttaggcttgtgcaacactgttagctagctaaagaagcttgggatatccttaaaacagcacatgaaggcacatccaaggtaaatatgtcgagacttcaaatgcttaccactaagtttgaaaatctcaagatgaaagaggatgaaaccatttatgaattctatatgaatgtccttgagatatcaaacaactcaggagccttaggagaaaaaattaccttaaaaaattggtaagaaagatcctcagatcactgcctaagcgatttgatatgaaggtaactgccatagaggaagcccaagacatcagcaacatgaagatgGACAAACTCATAgggtctctacaaacctttgagtcaagcatctgtTAGCcggttgaaaagaagaacaaaagaatagcctttgtcaccaacacaggtgatgaaaatttatcagacgccatagccatgattggaaaacaattcaacaaactTATTAAGAGGGtcgatcagaagtccagaccaaatgtcaagaacacttccaatgacatcaacCAGACATATGATCCAAGCAGAAGAttcaaagctgaggagaagcccaatcaagggaaaggggttcagtgtcatggatgtaaAGGATTTGGACACATAAGAGGTGAATGTCCTACCTtccacaaggagcaaaagaaaggactaACTATTGCTTAGTCTGATGAAGACTCagattcagaagaagaaactgcaagacatgtcacagtttcaacaagaatctatgaatctgatgatgattccagtgatgataAGCTAATCTTTGAGGAACTAGCTGCCTCGTACAAAAAATTGTGTATgaagaatgctgaagtctgcaaacaagtggagaagcaagagataatcataagagaGATAGAAATTGAGAAgaataaacatcttgcaaccatagactccctcagtagtgaagtaagcatgttgaactacaaacttgatcaaatgaccaagtcgttcaaaatgctgaacattggaactgatactctagaagaaattctggaaACTGGACAAAGAACTGGAGACATGTCTGGAGTGGGATTTTTGGCTAAAGAGGAATTCATCTCTGGATTCAGGAGAGCAAAGCCCGAGACTTGtgtgactaaccagatgtcagcgccaatgtcacaacatcaagacaacagaagaaggagggattcaaagaagaaattccataaatggaggtgtcatcactgtggaagatttggtcacataaagccattctgtttcagactttcataccccaaaatttgccctcatacatttgcaaacgtcattttatttcgaataagtgacatagcacagttggtaaggatttgaggttaaaaggtacatgagcgagaggtcccgggctcgaatctcacttctaacatttgtccttttatatttgttttctaattttaattctaactttatttccattattcaaaaatcataaaaattgcattttttttattattttaatttaatttccgcactaattaaataggcattttttaaaatagtcaattttcacttttatgcattttttagtcaaaaaatcaccaaaaatcataaaatattcaaaaaattccaaaaaaggaagtttttaattttatttgttccatttttaacatttttcacaacttgggtaacaagtaaagatctttttaagaaaatattagttaatcatttaaaagatcacaatcaaattatttttgatttaagcttttaataaatagttaatatttgattttttttgttccatatttgttgacctaaGTTACATTATAAATATCACTGGTTTTTACAAATTAGGGACAGacaacaattctaacccttattcccactttctcttctcacaaacacaaaatattttctcttccttctctctaagaTCAAACTTCACTTTCTCTCATGAATAACATAATAACTTCATAGCttgttgaagaacatcaagaacacattcaaaaaaaaaactcaagaacttATATCTTCCTCTCACCGTAGAATTGAGCGGTTCAACGCCCATCTTTCCTCCATAAACCGCCATCGGAGCCGTCATgtggtgttgtttattttttttatttttgctagctttttattggttcaattgatggccatgattattgttttgaaagtgtttttttcttttgatttgattttgtttgtgtgaATGGAGAAGAGAGAATACATATGGGGAAGAAGATAAAATCACATGGAAAATAATCTACCAAAGACGTAGAAGAGGAAAACCAAAGAGAAGTGGAACTCAGTCAGAATCACCGAATCAACCGGGTCCGCATCACTCCTTCACACCTCAACCGTCGACGATCCCACCAACGGCACCACAAAATGCAGCAACCCAACAACCGTCGTGCCGGTAACATCGACGTCCCTCAATCTTTTTTTCTCCCAATTTTCACCACCTTTTcactatttctcttattttattaattaaccttttaacttttaattatttattaacccTTGATTTCcgttaattaattaggattagggtttttttaaccgattaattttttttctttctttcttcaactaatttattttaatttaattaggatattttaattagtttaatcattacaaaatcataaaaaatacaaaaatattagttctaatttgatttgattttttccctaacattaattttatttgattagatttaggatttgattggatttaataattaggattaatttacaatttaaaatttaattagattagattagatttagtaattagaatatttttttaaaataattagatttaggttttattgattttatttttaacataattttgaTTGATTTAGTAACTAagatttgattagattttttagatttaaataattaaaatcaattagaggTTTAATTAGGTTAGATTtaatttgtacataattagataattatatttattttcattaattaaattagatttaGATTAACATTAACAAGTAAATCTTTtttaaccctaaatcttttcattcTCTTTCCACATTTTCTCGACTTTTCAATTCATCCGCTATTTTAATTTCCTcgcattatttttttttacaaattatgtAACTGCCTATGGGATgttaatagtaattaggatttattttccgcattttattttctgcaaaggttttataattatgtatctctcccaaagccatgtaatagcgtaggattttaatttccgcactttacttttctgcacttCCCCCgtttttggttatgtaatccccatcccgaagccttgtcaatatattaattgcgtggttagtaaaatagggagtggcaagactaATAACTGGATATAGCTCACtaactcaaagataaatatctgaacacaatcacgtgattgatacacccacacacctttaaggtgatccctcttattgctgccttttgattaaaaatagtcaagtcccttggaTACGAGGATAACTTAGCACCTGTTGCCttcaattcaaatcatcatagtccctcgatataaagatcattgtcccttcgaagttgcctaacAGAaaaatgatctagtccctcgatgttgcctcggtaatatGATGATTgtccaaattgctaaggtatcctcgcctgttgcctaaatgactattctatccttccctaaagactacctaccctctatatggtagggacagttttatggcgaacgatactttctcgatgaccctttacatctaATGAAAAactacctaccctcttatggtatggatagtcttcTTAAACTAAAAAGCTAAAAGGacgatttttctaacttagggtaggtgctcctgattgcttgctctattcaaattcaaattcaaaattcaaaatcttttcccacttcttttcaaagaatcttttcaaaaagactacgcttatttacaagctaaagttcttattcaaacattttcttattcacacactacacttcaaacattttgaaaataaaagtgagctaagcaattaagagcccatggataaccatggatacaaagggtgcttacaccttccctttgtataacttacccctcgaactcaatctcttttaaaaggtctttttctgttcttttagcctttctatatattgaataaaataaaagtcggtggcgactcttgctattcgCAACATTTACAAaatgtcagttctcccaccgtattacaccgaCTATTTGGATAACCAGACCAAACTCATCAAGCCAAACTTGAATATAATACCTGTAACAGAAAGCAACAGTGGGcagctaagaatgttgctctagtagCACCCACTTCTCTAAGGATGCCTgcaaaagaagattggtaccttgacagtggttgctcaaatcatatgactggtAGGAAGAAATCTCTAGTAGACCTCAAATTGGAAGGAAACAACTATGTGACTCtgggtgatggagaaataagGTGTTGGGAAGACAGAAGGGCAGGGAATCCCTAATCTAAACAATGTTctacttgtacaaggactggctgcaaaccttataagcatcagtcaGCTGTGTGATGAAGGATTCAATGTCAGGTTCACCAAAGAGGAGTGCATTATCACGAATGAAGCAAAtgaggaagtcatgaagggatttaGGTCTAAGGATAATTGCTATCTATGGAAGCCTAACACCCCTGTCTACCCCTCTGACTACTCCATGATCAGAGAAGAATTAAAAGTTTATTGTcaagattctgatgaatctgatgagTCTGATAGATCTAATGAAGAATCATATGTTGGAGATTTCACCATAAGTGAACTATCTGCTGGTTTTACTGAGACCTGTTTAATGAATGAGAAACTGTGAGCAAAAGTAAGGTAGTATAGAAGTATCAATAGATTTGTGCTAGAAGAAAGAGtaagccttgtgatagacattaCAGATCGGGAAAGAAAACTAGAAAAGTCAAATGTGAGCAACGATCTTAAATGTCTATCTGAAAGTAATGTCATAGAGAAAGTTGCAACAACATCTGAAAACATTGTGAAGGAAAAGGGTATGTTAGGTATGCTACCAAAACATATTATAGCAATTAACCCATGTGGGGGAATATTTTTTGGGCTTTTTAAAAATCCACGATTTGAAATTTCCCTCACTCATTGTGCATATAAAGCTCCCTCGCTCTCCTAGTCTTCTAAAAACGGAAAACTTTCCTATTAGTTCTTCTTGCTACTTACTAAGGTTGAACTACTCGAATTGTGCTCACAGGCGTGACACAGGCTCTGTCTCAAAAAGTTTCAGAATGTCTCAGCAATCGAGTGATGGATCTTCCGTATCTGGCTCGGCAACACCGGAAGATTCCTCTAACCCTAATAGGATTCTTAAGGTTGTCCCTTTAAGGACGATTAGCAGTGACGAAGTAAAGGCCACAAAGCCTAAAACGACACATGCAAAACGGCCCAAGGAGGGTATTCGTAACAAGGGAACCAAACCCTCTTCATCTGCTACCATGGAAgaacttactaaagaaggatCCAAATATGTCAATAGCATAATTACCAGGATTGTTACTCGCATTATGAAGGAAAATCATCAAGTGCCTAGAATATCTGTTCCTCTTCAAACCATAATGGCTGATCCCCTCAAAAACACCAGTAAGACTGAAGCTGTTCACACTGTTGATAGTGACCCAACTGAAAAGGAGATCAACAAGGATGGACAAGGGATTGCCAATAATGCCAATGTTACTGCAGATGTCAATGACATTGAAGATAATGAGCACCCCAAGGCCAATACTGAAACTGATACTAATGTGGTAGACCTAGATGAGTACTCTGACAACGAATCACTTACCTCTTTGAATCCTAGTGTATCCAACAGGCTAATGACAAGAAGAAAAGACAAAGTTTTTGTCCAAAGATCCCCTAAAAAGAGCACACAAGTGAAAATCCCTGTCAGGAAGAAGAGTACTTCTGCTGGTCCTATCAAGAGCAAAGCTATAACCAAGAGTACAGGGGTTGGTCCATCAAAATCTTGGAGCAAGGTcattccaaagaaaagaaaggaacggGAAATTGTTGAACCTGAGTCTGATGCTGAAGTGAatgtccctgacatcccatcAAGGAAGAAGCCTACAACCAGTAAGCTTATTGCTAGTATTCCTGAAGTTCCTATTGATAATGTGTCATTCCACTATGCCTCTAGTGCCAGCAGGTGGAAGTATGTACTCCAGAAGAGATTGGTTGTGGAAAGGGACTTGGCTACAAATGCTCTTGAGAACAAGGAGATATTAGAACTAATTCAAGAAGCCAGACTATTAAAGACTGTTTGCAATATTCCCAAATTTTATGAGAAGCTGGTCAAAGAATTTCTGGTGAACTTATCTGAAGACTGTGAAAACAACAGGAGTGTGGACTACAGAAAGGTGTTTGTGAGAGGTAAGTGTGTATCATTCTCTCCGTCTGTGATTAATAAATTCTTGGGAAGAACAGATGAAGCTCAAACTGAGATGGAAGTAACAGACAACAAAGTCTGCCAAGTGATCACAGCCAAGCAGGTAAACAGCTGGCTCCTGAAAGAGAAGCTAACTGCAAGTAAGCTGACCACCAAGTATGCAATGCTTCACAAGATAGGAGCAGCCAATTGGGTTCCAACAAATCACAAGTCCACTATCTCAACTGTGCTTGGCAGATTTCTGTATGTTGTAGGAACAAAGGCAAAGTTTGATTATGGAACATATATTTTTAACCAAACTATGAAGCATGTTGGAAGCTTCAGTATTAAGGGTCTGTTTGATTATGGAACAtatagaaggattttcgaagttagtGTTACCGTTGAcaaagttgactaggaagggtcaagcgttcattTGGGATTCGAAgtgcgaagaaggattccaagagttaaagaagaggttgactagtgctcctattttgattctGCCAAATCCGGCGAAACCTTtcgttgtgtattgtgatgcttcattaatgggacttggaggtgtactaatgcagaaccaacaggtagtagcttatgcgtcgagacaactcaaagtgcatgagaagaattacccgactcatgacttagagttggcagcagtggtatttgtgttgaaattatggagacattacctttatggttcacgGTTCGAAGTGtttagcgatcataagagtctgaaatacctctttgatcagaaagaacttaatatgaggcagaggaggtggttagagttccttaaagactatgattttgggctgaattaccacccaggtaaggcgaatgttgttgctgacgctttgagtaggaagtccttgcatatgtctatgttgatggtgcGAGAACTAGATCTGATTGAACAATTTCGGGATttaagtttagtatgtgaaggcacttcgaatagCATTAAGTTGGAtatgctaaagctgacaagtggaattcttgatgagGTTAGAGAAATACAGAAGACTGATGTTGAGCTGGTTAACAGactgactttgattaaccaaggaaaaggaggtgaattcagaattgacgagaatggcataatgagatttggtgaccgcgtttgtgttcctgatgttgccgaactaAGGAagagtattttggaagaaggacatcgtagcggattgagtattcaccccggtgctactaagatgtaccatgacTTGAAGATgttattctggtggcctggaatgaaaaaggaaatagctgaatttgtttgttctcgtttgacttgccagaagtcaaagatcgaacataaaaagccatatggagctatgcaacctttGTTTATTCATGAGTGGAAGTAGGATAgtatatccatggactttgtTTCTGGGTTTCCAAGAACAACTAAGAGCTATGAAGCCATCTGGGTTATTGTAGATAGATTGACGAAGTCAGCTCACTTCATACCGATTAGAATGAATTATTCCATGGAAAGGTTGGTAtagttgtacattgagaaaatagtgagtctacatggtattccttcgagtatcgtatcagatagagatccaagatttacatctAGATTCTGGGAAGGGTTGCAGAGAGCCTTGGGTACTAAGttaaggttgagttctgcttattatccgcagactgatggtcaaactgaaaggacaattcaatcgttggaagatctgttgcgtgcttgtgtattggaaaaaggtggtacatgggatagtcatttgccgttgattgaatttacttacaacaacagctaccattcgagtattgggatggctccatttgaagctttctatggtaggaggtgtaggacaccattgtgttggtatgaatctggtgaaagtgcagtgattggaccagagattgttcaagagacgacagaaaagattaagatgattcaggagaagatgaagacttctcaaagtcgtcagaaaagctatcatgataagaggcggaggacacttgaatttcaagagggagatcatgtgtttctgagggtaacccctacgacgggtgttggtcgagaactaaagtcaaagaagttaacgccgcgttttattggtccgtttcagatcacggaaagagtaggagaagtggcctatcgtattgctttaccaccaACACTTTcaaacctacatgacgtattccatgtgtctcaattgaggaaatacatttggATCTGTCTCATGTAATCCAGGTGGATGATatgcaagtgagagataatatgacagttgaggctttgcctatgaggattgaagatcggaagttaaagcaactgcgtggtaaagaaatagctttggtccgagtggcttggggaggagctgcaggtgggaatgttacgtgggaactggagagtcagatgaaggactcctatcccgaactcttcgtttgaggtatgttttcgaggacgaaaactcttttagtgggggagagttgtaacaccctattaattcttatttattaatttaattaagtttttaattaaattattggaattaatattttattgggaattatttggaaaatgaggaAATATTGGTTATTGGGCCTAGTGTGGTAGTTAGCAaaagggggggtgttaactatgtaagcctattaagacaatttctattttttcataaaaataaaggaaattgggaaaagagaagggAGAGGCAAAAGGGCAGAAGTCTGAGGAACTGAGAAgtacgtgaaaaggagaagaaccaaagaggaagagaaccttcgaagattcgactctgaggtaaggggggattcttcgggttaatAATCCTTATGCGGTTAtgggtagtaggattgattaggattgtcgtTTAGTTCAATcgaacgtgtcgggtttggggattttgttaggttttgttaAACCTTCATAATTTGACATGATTTTGATAATagccatgatatatgttgttattagatgtttaaaacttgtttgaaatatgtTATAATGtgtaatttggtgatgtttgtgtGTAATATTCGTGTGTGGATGAATTGGTTGGATGGGGTAAAGCATTTTGTTGTCAAAACTGTGAATATTGCtgttgcaggtacgtaggaaccggttcctgtgtgggaggaaccgggttcccattATAAAAACAAAGGCGTGGGAATTCttggttgctgggaaccggttcccagatagggacaacccggttccccatagtaaaaatcagagacgagtttTGGGAAGCAGTCAgaaaccggttcctgtgtgggaggaaccgggttccactgtgtgtttttgaaaaaaatcatttttattttaaaaacccataacttttgatccgagtatctgatttatgtgccgttttggatGTTGCGAAGCTAATTAGGTATGTTATTTGATACGAtcaaatgggcagtggccgacctTATTTTTAAAACTCTATTTAATtgttgatgatttgtgaatattaatatgctgttaaaattaatatgttgattgtgatgaacgtatgtgaatgattgaatgatgcttggacatgtacatacttgttgtgatgatattggtgagatgaaatgagatgatgttaagcatcggatcggtgatgatatatgtatgtgatatgtgtgcattcattcataaatcatttgcattagatcgcgttgatgagtggatcgttggtggctaattcccattgtgcggagattagtaagaagtcatcgtgtgcccatgtggggtgtgagcgatgaggttagtcgtgtgcccatgtagggtgtgagcgacttgaagggcagtatcacAGAGAGAAGtcttgtgaatgtgattcacaaattttagtaccacatgcattagcgTCAGTCCATTCATGTGCATAATAATGTGATATAACTAAATGATTGTATAATGTGATGTGTAATACATGTGAATTGGTACTTGTTTGGTTGTAGTAGATCTGAATACATGTATGGTTGGGTGAAGGATAATTGCTATGATATTTTAATGCTTATGActtcataatgcttattaattcgaatgaaactcacccttactttgatgatttcaaattaaggagtagcggcatcttgattgggtgaggatagctcgtaggctattccgtagttcgtgtcgagtcatgctctgatttgtaacactgggatcgatagtcttagagttacttgtgatTCAGTGTTTTGCCATTATTGAtttatgtaccgttgattttattggagatgttttataacattattgaataagtttccgctgtgctgaacatatgttttgatatttttggatcattcctaataaagcatgacaaacgacttggagttttatttattttattaattgtaacatccttattgtataattactctgatctttattatatatttcgcgggggtttttagaagggtgttacatcaacAAAACAGCATGTATCAACTATGGAAGGTGCTTTGAGGAATTGAGAAATAATgaattcaatcttctcttctccgaCTTCGAAGGTAAGCTTTCCTCGTTTCACATCGATGATGGCACCAACAGTGGCTCAGAAAGGTCTTCCCAGTATGATAGGAATGTTTGAGTCTTCTTgaatatccataatgatgaaatcTGTGGGAATATAGAATTGACCTATCCTAACGGGAATGTTTTCTAGCATACCtacaagatatttaacagagcgATCGACTAATTGTAAGGACATTCTAGTTGGTCTTAGTTCGCCTAATTGAAGTTTTTCATAGATTGAGAGGGACATTAAAGTCAcgctagctcctaaatcgcagaGTGCTTTGCCTATGACGAATTTTCCTATTACACAAGGTATGGAGAAACTGCCAGGGTCTTTCAGCTTAGGTGGCATATTGTTTTGGATAATAGCGCTACATTCCGCAGTAAGCATCATTGTTTCATTGTCCTCAAGTTTCTTTTTGTTAGACAATATCTCTTTAAGAAATTTGGCATAAGATGGCATTTGTGTTATGGCTTCTGTAAAAGGTattgttatgtttaattgcttcagaagttctacaaatttcTTAAATTGTCCTTCAGTTTTAGACTTAGCTAATCTTTGAGGAAATGGAATAGATGGCTTATATGGTGGTGGAGGTACGTAAGGTTTTTCCTTTTCAGCTTCATCTCTAACGACGGTTTCTGGCTCTGCAGGTTTATCCGATTCATCATTACTTTTTGGCTTTTTGGTTTCATTTTCCTTTTGTTAGGCCATCGGTTTAGTTAGGGTTCTTGGATCTACTGGTCCATCTAATTCAGTCCCACTTTGTAATGAAATGGCATTAGCATGACCTTTTGGGTTAGGTTGTGGTTGACTAGGAAATGTGCCAACAGGGGTAGCAGTAGgcgcttgttgttgagctacttgagAAATTTGTGTTTCGAGCATTTttttatgcgtagctaaagcgtctactttatttgctaattgttttagttgctcactattgtgaatgttttgatttaggaagtctttgttagtttgctgctgggaagctataaagttttccatcatgatttctatattcgacttcctaggggcaTTTGGAGCAGCTACAAGTGCTTTTTGGTATCCAGGTGgaacagcaggtgcttgtccaggtgcgtataacgcattgttgttcttgtaTGAAAAGTTAGGATGATTCTTCCATCTAGGGTTGTACGTGTTTgagtaagggtttccttgagcgtaattcACTTAATCAGGTGGAACACCTGTCAACAATTGACATTCAGCAATGACATGTCCAGTTAATCCGCATATCTCGCAATTAGGAGTTACAGCAGCCGCGGTGGCTGCAAGAGTTATGGTTAAGTTCTCGATATTTTGAGTCAAGGCGTCTACTttggcgttaacgcggtctataccactgacttcgtacattcctcctttggtttgggattTTTCTACAGCGGttcgttctcctccccattggtaatggttttgtgccatgttctctatgaggttatAGGCTTTGTCGTGAGGTTTGTCCATTAGAGCTCCGCCAGCAGcgacatctatagtcattttggTGTTATATAATataccaccatagaaagtatggatgatcaaccTGGCTCAAGCCCATGATGAGGACAAAGTCTTAGCATATCTTTATATCGCTCCCAGGcctcgaagagtgattcgttgtctctttgggtaaatccgttgatttgacctcttagcatagcgGTTTTACTGGGCGAGAAATATCTCGCTAAGaaaactctcttcaattcgtcccaggTAGTTATGGAGTTAGAGGGTAaagattgaagccacgctctagctcaatctctcaa
It contains:
- the LOC131642498 gene encoding uncharacterized protein LOC131642498; the protein is MTGRKKSLVDLKLEGNNYVTLGDGEIRFTKEECIITNEANEEVMKGFRSKDNCYLWKPNTPVYPSDYSMIREELKVYCQDSDESDESDRSNEESYVGDFTISELSAGFTETCLMNEKLRDTGSVSKSFRMSQQSSDGSSVSGSATPEDSSNPNRILKVVPLRTISSDEVKATKPKTTHAKRPKEGIRNKGTKPSSSATMEELTKEGSKYVNSIITRIVTRIMKENHQVPRISVPLQTIMADPLKNTSKTEAVHTVDSDPTEKEINKDGQGIANNANVTADVNDIEDNEHPKANTETDTNVVDLDEYSDNESLTSLNPSVSNRLMTRRKDKVFVQRSPKKSTQVKIPVRKKSTSAGPIKSKAITKSTGVGPSKSWSKVIPKKRKEREIVEPESDAEVNVPDIPSRKKPTTSKLIASIPEVPIDNVSFHYASSASRWKYVLQKRLVVERDLATNALENKEILELIQEARLLKTVCNIPKFYEKLVKEFLVNLSEDCENNRSVDYRKVFVRGKCVSFSPSVINKFLGRTDEAQTEMEVTDNKVCQVITAKQVNSWLLKEKLTASKLTTKYAMLHKIGAANWVPTNHKSTISTVLGRFLYVVGTKAKFDYGTYIFNQTMKHVGSFSIKGLFDYGTYRRIFEVSVTVDKVD
- the LOC131642499 gene encoding uncharacterized protein LOC131642499 — protein: MLETQISQVAQQQAPTATPVGTFPSQPQPNPKGHANAISLQSGTELDGPENETKKPKSNDESDKPAEPETVVRDEAEKEKPYVPPPPYKPSIPFPQRLAKSKTEGQFKKFVELLKQLNITIPFTEAITQMPSYAKFLKEILSNKKKLEDNETMMLTAECSAIIQNNMPPKLKDPGSFSIPCVIGKFVIGKALCDLGASVTLMSLSIYEKLQLGELRPTRMSLQLVDRSVKYLVGMLENIPVRIGQFYIPTDFIIMDIQEDSNIPIILGRPF